The sequence below is a genomic window from Methylotuvimicrobium sp. KM2.
GATTCTGACGCTTTGATCTTCGTCGATTTCCGATTCGACATATAGAAAATGACTGATCTTGTTGGCGAAAAACAGCGCCGCCAACAACACGCCGACGAACACGCCAATCGCGAGATTATGTGTAAATACCACTACGATCACGGTCATGATCATAACGACACTGCTCGAGAGGGGATGTTTCTTCAAATCGAGCACCGAACGCCAACTGAAGGTACCGATCGAAACCATTATCATGACTGCCACGAGCGCGGCCATCGGGATTTTCGAAATCCATTCGTCGAGAAACACCACCATGATCAGCAGCAGTGTACCAGCCACCAACGTCGACAATCGTCCGCGACCGCCCGATTTGATGTTAATTACCGATTGTCCTATCATCGCGCATCCTGCCATGCCGCCGAGCAGACCCGCACCGATATTAGCCAGACCTTGGCCTTTACATTCGCGGTTCTTGTCGCTGCCGGAGTCGGTCAGATCGTCGACGATGGTTGCGGTCATCAACGATTCGAGCAAGCCCACCACGGCCAAGGACGCCGAATAAGGAAAAATAATTTTTAGGGTTTCAAGCGTCAACGGAACTTCCGGCCACAAAAATATCGGCAAATCGTCGGGCAGTTCGCCCATGTCGCCGACCGTGCGGACGTCCAATCCCAAATAGATCGACAAAGCCGTCAATGCGGCGATACAGAGCAACGGCGACGGCACCGACTTGCCGATCACCGGAATCAACGGAAACAAATAAATAATCCCTAATCCGCCTGCGGTCATCGCGTAAACGTGCCAGGTCACGTTGGTCAATTCCGGCAATTGCGCCATGAAGATCAGAATCGCCAAGGCATTGACGAAACCGGTTACGACCGAGCGCGACACGAAACTCATTAGACTGCCGAACTTGACGTAGCCGGCGAAGATCTGCAACACGCCGGTCAATAGCGTTGCCGCCAACAGATATTGCAGTCCGTGATCCTTGACCAAGGTCACCATCAACAAAGCCATCGCGCCGGTCGCGGCAGATATCATGCCGGGCCGGCCGCCGACGAACGCGGTCACGACCGCAATACAAAACGATGCATAGAGGCCGACTTTCGGATCGACGCCGGCAATGATCGAGAATGCGATCGCCTCGGGAATCAGTGCTAGCGCGACGACGATGCCGGCCAATAAATCCCCCCGGATATTGCCGAGCCAATCTTGTTTTTTCGATAAAAAGAGCATGATATTCCTGTCAATACAAAACCGTCGGCGACCGATCCAACCGCCGAATGAAAATTAAGAGAACAAATATGTTCACTGCCTTCTTCTCGTATTCTGTCCTGGTTACGAGACGAAAAGAGCCTTCGAAGTCTGCAATCAAATGCAGCTATAGTTTAGAAAATCCGGGAAAACATTAAGGTGAGTATGTTTATGAGTCATCGAGACTAAATTTAATAGTGTTGGAATCCGGTTTATCTTCATATCGTCAACCAAAACAGCAGCAGCGACAGACCGGCTAGGTAAGCAGCCGTCAGTTTAATTTTCTGTTCCGGCAATAACGCCCGCCAATAGGCCAATCTTCGCCTTCTATATTTGAGCCAGGCTGCGGAACAGTTTCTTTTCAAGCGCCGGACAATATGCGGAAATGCACGGACGAAACGATATAATCCATACAGTCCAATCAACAAAACCGCATTGACGATGATCGTCTCGCTTTGATGATGATCGGTATGTAGCAAATGTTCGAGTATCTCTTCGACATAGCCTTCGATAAACTCGATTAGCAGATGCAGAATTTCAAAAACCGAATGCATGATTTCGATTGCGAAATCCAACAGGTCTTCGAAAAACAGCAGCGCGAGAAACAGCCAAAAGAACTGCCGAGCGACTCTTGCGAGCATCTGCCGATCGCTTTCGTCAGGCGATGCAGGAGCGGGCTTTTTAAATATACCGATCATCCATCCGTTAATTTGCGATTTCTTCAGTTTTTCAATGAAATCAAACACACAATTTGCCTTTGATGTTATTGCCGCGCGTTACGGCACCGAAGAGAATTTTAGGACATATCGGGCTCGTTGCCGCAAATAGCCCCTTTAACCCGGCACAACAACCGGGTGACCAATGCTTGCTCATCCGGCGACAATGCGCCTAACACCTCGGCTTCTACCTGATCGGCAATGTCCCATAATTTTTGCATGACCGGCAATGCATTTTCGGTCAACTCGAGCCGATAGGCGCGCCGATCATCGCTGTCTTTGATGCGGCGCACCAAATTCCGCGCTTCGAGTTGATCGAGCTGCTTGACCAGTGTGATCGGTTTGATATCGAGAATATCGGCCAAATCGACTTGTCGGCAGTTAGGGTTTTCGGACAAATGCACCAAGACCCGCCATTGCGAATGAGTAATACCGATAATTTCGGCATTTTTATTAAACCGCTGACGAATGACGTGACTGATTTCGTAGCTGAGAAAGCCGAAACGAAAATGCATATAGATTGGCTTTAATATAGTAAGCGAGGGGCATTATATTAGATTGGCTTAAACGCAACAAGTATAAATTTGGTTGAAAACAATCCCAGCGCTGAAGACGAACACTCAATTTCCTTAAATCATCAAGCAATATCAATCGTTGAGGAACACTAAAATCCTGACAATAACCATGCTAATAAGTTATCAAAAAACATGCCGTCACATTTTTACTCATTCTTGTATCATTTAGCCCAAATACAACAATATTTTGCATAATGCCAACAGCATTACTATAATCATTATCGAACTTAGGTTTGGGTTGAAACTTGAAAAATGCCTGTGTTTGATTTCATTCCAAAAAGCACGCCCTCTTATTCGAATGAATGAAACTAGTACTCACTCATCTTTACAATGTCGGGTGAAAATCGTTTAGCTCAGCGTAATTCCGCTCATCCTTCGACAGGACTCTCCTGAGCGCAGCCAAAAGCTCAGGAGAGCAGATTTACTCTTACCTTTCAAGACAAGATTAACTGAGTACTTGGGGCTCAGCAACCGATTTTCGGAAGTTATATGAACAATATCCTTACAAAACTATTAATGGCTCCGTTTTAGAAACGAAGCAAGATACGCTTGCGCCTTAACAAGTCGCTTAATCGACAAGGCATGGTCGAATATATTGTAATTCCGCTCTCTTAAACCGATACTCAACAATTATCCGCCTATAAATCCATGGCAAAACATACCGCATCGATACAAACCCGCTTACTCGAATCCATCGCAATACTTCCTTTGCGTTTTCCTTGGATTTTGTTGTCATTGTTTGTTTTGTTATGCGCTCTGAGCCTGAACTACACAATCAAAAATCTCGGCATCAATAACAACACCGCAGAGTTATTGTCTCAAGAACTGCCATTTCAAAAGGTTAGACTCAGATTGGAGGAAGCATTTCCGCTCGATGCCGCCGCGATTATTGCCATTGTCGAATCGGACACGCCAGAAGAAACCTCTCTCGCCGCTACATACCTAGAAGAGAATTTGCGGACGAGGCAAAACCTATTCGAATCGGTTTATATTCCTGAAGACAATCCTTTTTTCCGGCAACAGGGTTTTTTATTCCTGAATTTGGACGATCTCGAAGCCTTATCGGAAAAACTGGTCGACGCCCAGCCGTTTATCGGCCATCTATCCAAAAATTATCACTTCGCTGGTTTTTTAGACATTCTCTCCCTGGCGCTAACGGAAAGCGATCGCGACTTAACGATGCCGATCGACCCGTTATTGAGCGCTTTCAATGAAACGGTGTCCGCAACCCAAGAAAACCGCCATCATTATTTATCTTGGCAAAAAATGCTGACCGAAGACAGCTTCGGAAAAGACCAAGCCCGCCGTCTCGTCATCGCTAAACCGCATCTCGATTTCAGCGATTTGATGCCGGCAGAAAAACCGATGAACTACCTCAGAGCGCTTTCCGAAAAAATGCAATCGCGGTTTCCGGGCGTGCGCCTGAGTTTCACCGGCGAAGTGGCGTTGGAACACGAAGAAATGGAAAGCGTTAACGAAAGCATGGTCATTTCCGGAGTCGTTTCGCTGATCTTGGTTTGTTCCGCGCTTTGGCTAGGGCTTCGCTCGGTAAGATTGGTTTTCTCGACCTTCATCGCATTGATCGCCGGACTCGTCCTAACCGCCGGGTTTGCTGCTGTCGCCATTGGCCACTTGAATCTAATCTCGGTCGCATTCGCGGTTTTGTATATAGGACTGGGCGTCGATTTCGCGACCCACCTATGCTTGCGTTATCAAGAGTGCCGCCTGCATGCCATGCCAACCGATGCGGCCATTTCGGATAGTATTCATACGGTAGGTCCGTCATTGTT
It includes:
- a CDS encoding SulP family inorganic anion transporter, coding for MLFLSKKQDWLGNIRGDLLAGIVVALALIPEAIAFSIIAGVDPKVGLYASFCIAVVTAFVGGRPGMISAATGAMALLMVTLVKDHGLQYLLAATLLTGVLQIFAGYVKFGSLMSFVSRSVVTGFVNALAILIFMAQLPELTNVTWHVYAMTAGGLGIIYLFPLIPVIGKSVPSPLLCIAALTALSIYLGLDVRTVGDMGELPDDLPIFLWPEVPLTLETLKIIFPYSASLAVVGLLESLMTATIVDDLTDSGSDKNRECKGQGLANIGAGLLGGMAGCAMIGQSVINIKSGGRGRLSTLVAGTLLLIMVVFLDEWISKIPMAALVAVMIMVSIGTFSWRSVLDLKKHPLSSSVVMIMTVIVVVFTHNLAIGVFVGVLLAALFFANKISHFLYVESEIDEDQSVRIYRVVGQVFFNSAEKFIQSFDFKEAVEKVVIDLHRAHFWDITSVTALDKVVIKFRREGAEVEIIGMNEATTTIVDRFGVHDKPEEIEKIMGGH
- a CDS encoding MarR family transcriptional regulator — its product is MHFRFGFLSYEISHVIRQRFNKNAEIIGITHSQWRVLVHLSENPNCRQVDLADILDIKPITLVKQLDQLEARNLVRRIKDSDDRRAYRLELTENALPVMQKLWDIADQVEAEVLGALSPDEQALVTRLLCRVKGAICGNEPDMS